Proteins co-encoded in one Lysobacter solisilvae genomic window:
- a CDS encoding carboxyl transferase domain-containing protein, producing MPALTSQLDPRSQEFQDNATYHQALVKELDERLARAALGGGEKARSKHTERGKLLARDRITALLDPGSPFLEIAPLAAEGMYEGAAPAAGMVCGIGRVMGQEVVIVANDATVKGGTYFPMTVKKHLRAQEVARENRLPCIYLVDSGGAFLPLQDEVFPDKEHFGRIFYNQARMSAENIPQIAVVMGSCTAGGAYVPAMCDESIIVREQGTIFLGGPPLVKAATGEVVDAEALGGADVHTSVSGVADHFAQDDRHALQIARDIVGTLNRSKTLPVAVQPACEPLFPAQELYGIVPRDTRRPFDIREVIARVVDGSQFQEFKARYGKTLVTGFAHLHGYPVGIVANNGILFAESALKGAHFIELCNQRGIPLVFLQNITGFMVGRKYENAGIAKDGAKMVTAVACSHVPKFTVVIGGSFGAGNYAMCGRAYGARFLWMWPNARISVMGGEQAASVLATVRRDGIEAAGKVWSPEDEEAFKAPIRDQYESQGNPYYATARMWDDGIIDPADTRRVLGLAISASLNAPIEDRTRFGVFRM from the coding sequence ATGCCCGCGCTCACTTCCCAGCTCGACCCCCGCTCGCAGGAATTCCAGGACAACGCCACCTACCACCAGGCATTGGTCAAGGAACTCGACGAGCGACTGGCCCGCGCCGCACTGGGTGGCGGCGAGAAAGCGCGCAGCAAGCACACCGAGCGCGGCAAGCTCCTGGCGCGCGACCGCATCACGGCGCTGCTCGACCCTGGGTCGCCCTTCCTCGAAATCGCCCCGCTGGCCGCCGAAGGCATGTACGAGGGCGCCGCGCCGGCTGCCGGAATGGTCTGCGGCATCGGCCGGGTGATGGGGCAGGAAGTGGTGATCGTCGCCAACGACGCCACGGTCAAGGGCGGCACCTATTTCCCGATGACGGTGAAAAAGCACCTGCGCGCGCAGGAAGTCGCGCGCGAGAACCGCCTGCCCTGCATCTACCTGGTCGACTCGGGCGGCGCATTCCTGCCGTTGCAGGACGAGGTCTTCCCGGACAAGGAACACTTCGGCCGTATCTTCTACAACCAGGCCCGGATGAGCGCGGAGAACATCCCGCAGATCGCCGTCGTCATGGGCTCGTGCACCGCCGGCGGCGCCTATGTGCCGGCCATGTGCGACGAATCGATCATCGTCCGCGAGCAGGGCACCATCTTCCTCGGCGGCCCGCCGCTGGTGAAGGCCGCGACCGGCGAGGTCGTGGATGCCGAGGCCCTGGGAGGCGCCGACGTGCACACGTCGGTGTCCGGTGTCGCGGACCATTTCGCCCAGGACGACCGCCACGCGCTGCAGATCGCCCGCGATATCGTCGGCACCCTCAACCGCAGCAAGACCTTGCCCGTGGCCGTGCAGCCCGCGTGCGAGCCGCTGTTTCCGGCGCAGGAGCTGTACGGCATCGTCCCGCGCGACACGCGGCGTCCGTTCGACATCCGCGAAGTGATCGCCCGCGTCGTCGACGGCAGCCAGTTCCAGGAATTCAAGGCGCGCTACGGCAAGACCCTGGTGACCGGCTTCGCCCACCTGCATGGCTATCCGGTGGGCATCGTGGCCAACAACGGGATCCTGTTCGCCGAATCCGCGCTCAAGGGCGCCCATTTCATAGAACTGTGCAACCAGCGCGGCATCCCGCTGGTGTTCCTGCAGAACATCACCGGCTTCATGGTCGGCCGGAAATACGAGAACGCAGGCATCGCGAAGGACGGCGCCAAGATGGTGACGGCAGTGGCGTGCTCGCACGTGCCCAAGTTCACGGTGGTCATCGGCGGCAGTTTCGGCGCGGGCAATTACGCCATGTGTGGCCGTGCGTATGGCGCGCGCTTCCTGTGGATGTGGCCGAACGCGCGCATCAGCGTGATGGGCGGCGAACAGGCCGCCTCGGTGCTGGCCACGGTCAGGCGCGATGGCATCGAGGCCGCGGGCAAGGTGTGGTCGCCCGAGGACGAGGAAGCTTTCAAGGCGCCCATCCGCGACCAGTACGAATCCCAGGGCAATCCCTACTACGCCACCGCGCGCATGTGGGACGACGGCATCATCGACCCGGCCGACACGCGCCGCGTGCTGGGCCTGGCGATATCGGCCAGCCTCAACGCACCGATCGAAGACCGCACGCGTTTCGGCGTATTCCGTATGTAG
- a CDS encoding FeoA family protein, translating to MKLSELPHRTAATVESVDDQAPNDAIARRLRELGFVSGERVEVMAAGPVAAEPLLVQIGFTRFALRRSEAARVRVRTEVEA from the coding sequence GTGAAGTTGTCCGAATTGCCGCACCGCACGGCCGCTACGGTCGAATCCGTCGACGATCAAGCCCCCAACGACGCCATTGCCCGGCGCCTGCGCGAGCTGGGCTTCGTGAGCGGCGAGCGTGTCGAAGTGATGGCGGCCGGTCCCGTTGCCGCCGAGCCACTGCTGGTGCAGATCGGATTCACGCGTTTCGCACTGCGCCGCAGTGAAGCGGCCCGCGTGCGCGTGCGCACGGAGGTCGAGGCATGA
- a CDS encoding enoyl-CoA hydratase-related protein has product MSPALLTLRDGPVARLRLNRPELHNAFDAQLIGDLTSALVAVGQDESVRVVVLEGEGASFSAGADLNWMRGMAGASEAANRDDALALARLMRTLDELPRPTVARVHGAAFGGGVGLVACCDIAVGTPEAKFGLTESKLGLLPAVISPYVIAAIGARQARRWFATAEIFDAARARDIGLLHEVVDAPGLDGAVQRQIDLLLKAGPHAASTAKQLVRRVCAQHDRAQLDIENAALIARLRVSPEGQEGLGAFLDKRKPYWTQA; this is encoded by the coding sequence ATGAGTCCTGCCCTGCTCACCCTGCGCGACGGCCCGGTGGCCCGGCTGCGCCTGAACCGCCCGGAGCTGCACAACGCGTTCGACGCACAGCTGATCGGGGACCTGACGTCCGCGCTCGTGGCCGTGGGCCAGGACGAGAGCGTGCGCGTCGTGGTCCTCGAAGGCGAAGGCGCCTCGTTCTCCGCCGGCGCCGACCTGAACTGGATGCGCGGCATGGCAGGCGCCAGTGAGGCAGCCAACCGTGACGACGCCCTCGCCCTCGCCCGCCTGATGCGGACCCTGGACGAACTGCCCCGCCCCACCGTGGCGCGCGTCCACGGCGCGGCGTTCGGCGGCGGCGTGGGTCTGGTGGCCTGCTGCGACATCGCCGTGGGAACGCCGGAAGCGAAATTCGGCCTGACCGAAAGCAAGCTGGGCCTGCTGCCGGCCGTGATCTCCCCGTATGTCATCGCCGCCATCGGAGCGCGCCAGGCGCGACGCTGGTTCGCCACGGCCGAGATCTTCGACGCCGCCCGGGCCCGCGACATCGGCCTGCTTCATGAAGTCGTCGACGCTCCCGGGCTCGACGGCGCGGTCCAGCGCCAGATCGATCTGCTGCTGAAAGCCGGTCCCCACGCAGCCTCGACCGCCAAGCAACTGGTGCGTCGCGTCTGCGCCCAGCACGACCGCGCCCAGCTCGACATCGAGAACGCGGCACTCATCGCCCGCCTGCGCGTCTCCCCCGAAGGTCAGGAAGGACTCGGCGCCTTCCTCGACAAGCGCAAGCCGTACTGGACCCAAGCCTGA
- a CDS encoding DUF6587 family protein gives MMHASLLAQYVVIALAVALSAGFVVRRQFPQEVRRLRLACAVPLVREGRPSWLRRIGQWLAPVPQGDGGSCGGCNGCGPG, from the coding sequence ATGATGCACGCGTCGCTGCTCGCGCAGTACGTCGTGATCGCGCTGGCCGTGGCCCTCAGTGCGGGCTTTGTCGTCCGGCGACAGTTCCCGCAGGAGGTGCGCCGCCTCCGGCTGGCCTGCGCCGTGCCGCTGGTGCGCGAAGGCCGGCCGTCCTGGTTGCGCCGGATCGGTCAGTGGCTGGCGCCCGTTCCGCAGGGCGACGGCGGAAGCTGTGGTGGGTGCAACGGGTGCGGTCCGGGCTAG
- a CDS encoding acetyl-CoA carboxylase biotin carboxylase subunit: MFAKILIANRGEIACRVIRTARRLGIRTVAVYSQADADAQHVRQADEAYCIGGPRPQESYLRGEAIIEVARQCGAQAIHPGYGFLSENADFADAVETAGIAFIGPKAATMRKMGSKAGAKDLMHAAGVPVVPGYTGQDQSPEVLQREADAIGYPLMIKAAHGGGGKGMRIVRTSAEFAANLESCQREARNAFGRDRVLLERYVEKPRHIEIQVFADAQGHTLHLNERECSAQRRYQKVLEESPSSFLGQELREAMGAAAVAAARAIDYVNAGTVEFIVGQDGGFYFMEINTRLQVEHPVTEYVTGLDLVEWQLRVAAGEALPLQQDGVRQDGHAIEVRLYAEDPEAGFLPGSGRLERLRLPTPDTHTRIDSGVVEGDTVTIFYDPMIAKLIVWDADRPRALARLREALAQCEITGPKSNIEFLERLSRHPAIVDGTIDTGYLDRHLEEFVPPPGGVDTTPETDLMLAAAVTRLLVQERDTREQAGASNDPTSPWAIADGWRLGHGGQRSLAFLHRGQRLELRTHGSGGEYLIEQADGAYAVAGARLDRDELSLRIDGRGRRFNVLEHGRHVVVHDGQQRLALEPVAMFEAAQASSSAHSDRVIAPMPGRVVVVRAAPGDAVTAGQEVMVIEAMKMELSLKAPRDGTVAEVRAAAGDFVEGDGVLVTLAPPG; this comes from the coding sequence ATGTTCGCCAAGATCCTGATCGCCAACCGCGGCGAGATCGCCTGCCGCGTGATCCGCACTGCCCGACGCTTGGGCATCCGTACGGTCGCGGTGTATTCGCAAGCGGACGCCGACGCCCAGCACGTGCGCCAGGCCGACGAGGCCTACTGCATCGGTGGCCCCCGTCCGCAGGAGTCCTACCTGCGCGGCGAGGCGATCATCGAAGTCGCGCGCCAATGCGGGGCGCAGGCCATCCACCCCGGCTACGGGTTTCTCAGCGAGAACGCGGATTTCGCCGATGCCGTGGAGACTGCCGGCATCGCCTTCATCGGGCCCAAGGCGGCCACGATGCGCAAGATGGGCAGCAAGGCTGGCGCCAAGGACCTGATGCATGCCGCCGGCGTGCCGGTCGTGCCGGGTTACACCGGCCAGGACCAGTCGCCCGAGGTGCTGCAGCGCGAGGCCGACGCGATCGGCTATCCGCTGATGATCAAGGCCGCGCATGGTGGCGGCGGCAAGGGGATGCGCATCGTGCGCACGTCCGCCGAGTTCGCAGCGAACCTGGAAAGCTGCCAGCGCGAGGCGCGCAACGCCTTCGGACGCGACCGCGTGCTGCTGGAACGCTACGTCGAGAAACCACGCCACATCGAGATCCAGGTGTTCGCCGACGCCCAGGGGCACACCCTGCACCTCAATGAGCGCGAATGCTCGGCGCAGCGCCGCTACCAGAAGGTGCTGGAGGAATCTCCCTCCTCGTTCCTGGGTCAGGAGCTCCGCGAGGCGATGGGTGCGGCGGCAGTGGCGGCCGCGCGGGCCATCGACTACGTCAATGCCGGCACGGTCGAGTTCATCGTCGGCCAGGACGGCGGCTTCTACTTCATGGAAATCAACACCCGGTTGCAGGTCGAACATCCGGTCACCGAGTACGTCACCGGCTTGGACCTGGTGGAGTGGCAACTGCGCGTTGCCGCCGGCGAAGCGCTGCCGCTGCAGCAGGACGGGGTACGCCAGGATGGCCACGCGATCGAGGTCCGCCTGTACGCGGAGGATCCCGAGGCCGGCTTCCTGCCCGGCTCCGGACGCCTGGAGCGTCTGCGGCTGCCCACCCCCGACACGCACACGCGCATCGATTCGGGGGTGGTGGAAGGCGACACGGTCACGATCTTCTACGACCCGATGATCGCCAAGCTCATCGTCTGGGACGCGGACCGGCCGCGCGCCCTGGCCCGCCTGCGCGAAGCACTGGCCCAGTGCGAGATCACCGGACCCAAGTCCAACATCGAGTTCCTCGAGCGCCTGAGCCGCCATCCCGCAATCGTGGACGGCACGATCGACACCGGCTACCTCGACCGCCACCTCGAGGAATTCGTGCCCCCGCCGGGCGGCGTCGACACGACACCCGAAACCGACCTCATGCTCGCCGCTGCGGTCACGCGGCTGCTGGTCCAGGAGCGTGACACCCGTGAGCAGGCCGGCGCCTCCAACGACCCGACCTCGCCCTGGGCGATCGCGGACGGTTGGCGGCTGGGCCACGGCGGGCAACGCAGCCTGGCATTCCTGCATCGCGGCCAGCGACTGGAGCTGCGCACGCACGGCAGCGGCGGCGAGTACCTGATCGAGCAGGCCGACGGTGCGTACGCGGTGGCTGGCGCGCGCCTGGATCGCGACGAGCTGAGCCTGCGCATCGATGGCCGCGGCCGACGTTTCAATGTGCTCGAACACGGGCGCCACGTGGTCGTGCACGACGGCCAGCAGCGCCTCGCACTCGAACCGGTCGCCATGTTCGAAGCCGCACAGGCGAGCAGTAGTGCCCACAGCGACCGCGTCATCGCACCGATGCCGGGGCGGGTGGTCGTCGTGCGGGCCGCACCGGGCGATGCGGTCACCGCCGGCCAGGAGGTGATGGTGATCGAGGCGATGAAGATGGAACTGAGCCTCAAGGCGCCCCGCGACGGCACCGTCGCCGAAGTGCGCGCCGCGGCGGGCGATTTCGTCGAGGGCGACGGCGTGCTGGTGACCTTGGCCCCCCCAGGCTGA
- a CDS encoding hydroxymethylglutaryl-CoA lyase: MPAHVRIVEVGPRDGLQNEKTHIATADKISLVDRLSATGLRSIEATSFVSPKWVPQLADAAEVYAGIAKRPGVAYPVLVPNEQGLDRALAVGVREVAVFTAASEAFNRKNINASIDESLARFAPVMSRARAEGVKVRGYVSTVLGCPYQGEVPVADVVRVAAALHDMGCYEISLGDTIGVGTPGKARAMLRAVAGQVPMPALAVHFHDTYGQALSNILACLEEGVSVVDSAVSGAGGCPYARGASGNVASEDVVYMLHGLGIDTGIDLGALADTGRWLAGLLGRETGSKVGKALSAT, from the coding sequence CTGCCCGCGCACGTGCGCATCGTCGAAGTCGGCCCGCGGGACGGGTTGCAGAACGAAAAGACGCACATCGCCACCGCCGACAAGATTTCGCTGGTCGACCGCCTGTCGGCAACCGGGCTGCGCAGCATCGAGGCCACCAGTTTCGTGAGCCCGAAATGGGTGCCGCAACTGGCCGACGCGGCGGAGGTCTACGCCGGCATCGCCAAGCGGCCCGGTGTGGCCTATCCGGTCCTGGTGCCGAACGAGCAGGGGCTGGATCGCGCCCTTGCGGTGGGCGTGCGCGAAGTGGCGGTATTCACCGCGGCTTCGGAGGCCTTCAACCGGAAGAACATCAATGCCTCAATCGACGAGTCGCTCGCGCGCTTCGCGCCCGTCATGTCACGCGCGCGAGCCGAAGGCGTGAAGGTGCGGGGCTACGTGTCCACGGTCCTGGGCTGCCCCTACCAGGGCGAGGTGCCGGTCGCCGACGTGGTGCGCGTCGCCGCGGCGCTGCACGACATGGGCTGTTACGAAATCTCGCTGGGCGACACCATCGGCGTCGGTACGCCCGGGAAGGCCCGCGCGATGCTGCGGGCCGTCGCGGGCCAAGTGCCCATGCCTGCGTTGGCGGTGCATTTCCACGACACCTACGGACAGGCGCTGTCCAACATCCTGGCCTGCCTCGAAGAGGGCGTGTCCGTGGTCGATTCGGCGGTGTCCGGGGCCGGCGGCTGTCCGTACGCCCGTGGCGCCAGCGGCAACGTGGCCAGCGAGGACGTGGTGTACATGCTGCACGGCCTGGGCATCGATACGGGCATCGACCTGGGCGCGCTCGCCGATACCGGCCGCTGGCTCGCCGGGCTGCTGGGCCGGGAGACCGGCAGCAAGGTCGGCAAGGCACTTTCGGCGACATGA
- a CDS encoding alanyl-tRNA editing protein, translating to MQRELFNDDAYLRQAAARVLHHDERGLVLDATIFYPTGGGQPGDIGHLVLEDGRRIEVTDTRRDRGTHQIVSTLTSGGPWLVPGTPVGLELDWPRRHRHMRMHTALHLLSAAVPAGVTGGNLTDRSGRLDFDAGALRLDPAELTARLQAMIAADRPVHVRSISGDELRAQPELIRTMSVSPPLDAPIVRLIEIEGTDLQPCGGTHVARTGEIGAIRVGRIENKGARNRRVALDFLEDGP from the coding sequence ATGCAGCGCGAACTCTTCAACGACGACGCCTATCTGCGCCAGGCTGCGGCCCGGGTGCTGCACCACGACGAACGCGGGCTGGTCCTGGATGCAACGATCTTCTACCCGACCGGTGGCGGCCAGCCCGGCGACATAGGACACCTCGTGCTCGAGGACGGCCGCCGGATCGAGGTGACCGATACGCGCCGCGACCGCGGAACCCACCAGATCGTGAGCACGCTGACCAGCGGCGGCCCCTGGCTGGTCCCCGGCACACCGGTCGGGCTTGAACTGGACTGGCCCCGTCGCCATCGGCACATGCGCATGCACACCGCACTGCACCTGCTGTCAGCGGCCGTCCCCGCCGGCGTGACGGGTGGCAACCTGACCGACCGCTCCGGCCGCCTCGACTTCGACGCCGGCGCGCTGCGCCTGGACCCGGCGGAGCTCACCGCCCGCCTTCAGGCGATGATCGCGGCCGACCGCCCCGTGCATGTGCGGTCGATTTCCGGCGACGAACTGCGCGCGCAGCCCGAACTGATCCGTACCATGTCTGTCAGCCCGCCGCTGGACGCGCCGATCGTGCGCCTGATCGAGATCGAAGGCACCGACCTGCAACCCTGCGGCGGCACGCACGTGGCGCGCACCGGCGAGATCGGCGCGATCCGCGTCGGCCGCATCGAGAACAAGGGCGCGCGCAACCGTCGCGTCGCATTGGATTTCCTGGAGGACGGACCTTGA
- a CDS encoding bactofilin family protein, with amino-acid sequence MAIFNQPSAPKRDTSAPPEPPKPTESALSRSPDPGSEFSFNPAPAQASRTAVAERSEGKESLIASDLTIEGKIEGAGHIRIAGRFKGDVHVQGDLTIEVGAKVNGGVRARKVVIAGELEGNIESAQRVELLESGVIIGDLKAETLLVAAGSRMKGQVEFGSDKGAPKSSGGNAEPAKAS; translated from the coding sequence ATGGCCATCTTCAACCAGCCTTCCGCGCCCAAGCGCGACACTTCCGCTCCGCCGGAGCCGCCCAAGCCCACCGAATCCGCGCTCAGCCGCTCACCGGATCCGGGCAGTGAATTCAGCTTCAATCCCGCGCCCGCGCAAGCTTCGCGCACTGCCGTCGCCGAGCGCAGTGAAGGCAAGGAATCCCTGATCGCCTCCGACCTCACCATCGAGGGCAAGATCGAGGGTGCCGGCCACATCCGCATCGCCGGCCGCTTCAAGGGCGACGTGCACGTCCAGGGTGACCTGACCATCGAGGTGGGCGCAAAGGTCAACGGCGGCGTGCGTGCCCGCAAGGTCGTGATCGCGGGCGAACTGGAAGGCAACATCGAATCCGCCCAGCGCGTCGAACTGCTCGAAAGCGGCGTGATCATCGGCGACCTCAAGGCCGAGACCCTGCTCGTCGCCGCGGGATCGCGCATGAAGGGCCAGGTCGAATTCGGCAGCGACAAGGGCGCGCCCAAGAGTTCCGGCGGCAACGCAGAGCCCGCCAAGGCGTCATGA
- the feoB gene encoding ferrous iron transport protein B has product MSEAATAIRLALVGNPNCGKTALFNLLTGSRQKVANYAGVTVERKEGRFHAPSGRQYALLDLPGAYSLHAASLDEAITRDLCRGFYPGEPAPDVIVCVVDATNLRLHLRFALEVRELGRPMVLAVNMMDAARRRGIEVDLAVLERELGIPVVPTVAVRRDGARALVAKLDAMSQGLPPPTPRTDHPVPDAEVLHSETRRLLSLAVSMPRRTAEIDDMLDRWLLHPVVGLMSLAVVMFLIFQAVYAWATPLMDLIDAGTAALGAWVGATLPEGPLNSLLVNGIIAGVGGVIVFLPQILILFAFILALEESGYLPRAAFLLDKMMASAGLSGRSFIPLLSSFACAIPGIMATRSIQDPRDRLATIIVAPLMTCSARLPVYALLIAAFIPARKVGLFNLQGLVLFALYAAGIVSALVVSWVMKRWRRDRSEHPLLLELPSYRLPHPRDLALGLWERAAIFMRRVGGIILALTILLWFLLNFPGAPAGAPGPAIDYSFAGRIGHAMTTFFAPLGFNWQICIALIPGLAAREVAVSSLATVYALSATDDTAAAQALAPLVAADWSLATALSLLVWYIYAPMCLSTLATIRRETHSWKQVGISAGYLFALAYLASMITYQVAVALGAG; this is encoded by the coding sequence ATGAGCGAGGCGGCGACCGCCATTCGCCTGGCGCTGGTGGGCAATCCCAACTGCGGCAAGACGGCGCTGTTCAACCTGCTGACGGGCAGCCGGCAGAAGGTGGCCAACTACGCCGGGGTGACCGTCGAACGCAAGGAGGGCCGCTTCCACGCGCCGTCCGGACGCCAGTACGCGCTGCTCGACCTGCCCGGCGCCTACAGCCTGCACGCGGCCAGCCTGGACGAGGCGATCACCCGCGACCTGTGTCGCGGCTTCTACCCGGGCGAACCCGCCCCCGACGTGATCGTCTGCGTCGTCGACGCGACCAACCTGCGGCTGCACCTGCGCTTCGCGCTGGAAGTGCGCGAACTCGGCCGCCCGATGGTGCTGGCGGTCAACATGATGGACGCCGCCCGCCGCCGCGGGATCGAGGTCGACCTGGCCGTGCTGGAGCGTGAACTGGGCATTCCGGTAGTGCCCACGGTTGCCGTGCGCCGCGATGGCGCACGCGCGCTGGTCGCCAAGCTCGATGCGATGTCGCAGGGCCTGCCGCCACCGACGCCGCGCACCGATCACCCGGTGCCCGACGCCGAGGTGCTGCACTCCGAAACCCGCCGGCTGCTCTCGCTGGCCGTGTCGATGCCACGTCGGACGGCCGAGATCGACGACATGCTCGACCGCTGGCTGCTGCATCCGGTGGTGGGCCTGATGTCACTGGCCGTGGTGATGTTCCTGATCTTCCAGGCCGTGTACGCCTGGGCGACGCCGCTGATGGACCTGATCGACGCCGGCACCGCCGCGCTGGGCGCCTGGGTCGGTGCCACCCTGCCCGAAGGGCCGCTCAACAGTCTCCTCGTCAACGGCATCATCGCCGGCGTGGGCGGCGTGATCGTGTTCCTCCCGCAGATCCTGATCCTCTTCGCCTTCATCCTGGCGCTGGAGGAGAGCGGCTACCTGCCGCGAGCGGCTTTCCTGCTGGACAAGATGATGGCCTCGGCCGGGTTGTCCGGCCGCTCCTTCATTCCGCTGTTGTCGAGTTTCGCCTGTGCGATCCCCGGGATCATGGCCACCCGCTCGATCCAGGATCCGCGCGACCGCCTGGCCACGATCATCGTCGCGCCGCTGATGACCTGTTCGGCGCGCCTGCCGGTGTACGCCCTGCTGATCGCGGCCTTCATCCCGGCCCGCAAAGTAGGACTGTTCAACCTCCAGGGCCTGGTGCTGTTCGCGCTGTATGCCGCGGGGATCGTCAGTGCGCTCGTGGTGTCCTGGGTGATGAAGCGTTGGCGTCGCGACCGCAGCGAGCACCCCCTGCTGCTGGAGTTGCCGTCCTATCGTCTGCCGCATCCGCGCGACCTGGCGCTTGGCTTGTGGGAGCGCGCGGCAATCTTCATGCGCCGCGTGGGCGGCATCATCCTGGCCCTCACGATCCTGCTGTGGTTCCTGCTCAACTTCCCGGGCGCGCCGGCCGGGGCTCCGGGCCCGGCGATCGACTACAGCTTCGCGGGCCGCATCGGCCACGCGATGACCACCTTCTTCGCCCCGCTGGGCTTCAACTGGCAGATCTGCATTGCGCTGATCCCGGGCCTGGCTGCGCGCGAGGTGGCGGTGTCCTCGCTGGCCACCGTGTATGCCTTGTCGGCGACGGACGACACCGCCGCGGCCCAGGCGTTGGCTCCGCTGGTGGCCGCGGACTGGTCGCTGGCCACCGCGCTGTCGCTGCTGGTCTGGTACATCTACGCGCCGATGTGCCTGTCCACGCTCGCCACGATCCGCCGGGAAACGCATTCGTGGAAACAGGTCGGTATCAGCGCCGGCTATCTGTTCGCACTGGCCTACCTGGCTTCGATGATCACTTACCAGGTCGCCGTGGCACTGGGGGCTGGATGA